The Leadbettera azotonutricia ZAS-9 genome has a window encoding:
- the cmk gene encoding (d)CMP kinase, with the protein MSNKPISETKIAISGKSGCGNTTVSRLVADALELRFINFTFRSLAAEKGKDLKKILALAATDDSWDREVDSRQVEMAREKGGCVLGSRLAIWMLPEADLKVFLTAKPETRAKRVQNREGGDLKKIAAFTADRDKQDSERYLRIYNIDNNDYSFADIVIDTDELQPSAIMDLIIEKWKEKNSAL; encoded by the coding sequence ATGTCGAATAAACCCATCAGCGAAACAAAGATTGCCATCTCGGGAAAATCGGGCTGCGGCAACACCACGGTAAGCCGCCTTGTAGCAGACGCCCTGGAACTGCGGTTCATCAATTTTACCTTCCGCAGCCTGGCGGCGGAAAAAGGCAAGGATCTTAAAAAGATCCTTGCCTTGGCGGCGACCGACGATTCCTGGGACAGGGAAGTGGATTCCAGGCAGGTGGAAATGGCAAGGGAAAAAGGAGGCTGCGTGCTGGGCTCCCGCCTGGCCATCTGGATGCTTCCCGAAGCCGACCTGAAAGTGTTCCTCACCGCCAAGCCCGAAACCCGGGCAAAACGTGTGCAAAACAGGGAAGGCGGGGACCTCAAAAAAATAGCGGCCTTTACCGCCGACCGCGACAAGCAGGACAGCGAAAGGTATCTCCGCATCTATAATATCGATAACAATGATTATTCATTTGCGGATATTGTCATAGACACCGATGAATTGCAGCCTTCGGCAATTATGGATCTTATCATAGAGAAATGGAAAGAAAAAAATTCCGCTCTGTAA
- a CDS encoding YicC/YloC family endoribonuclease, which yields MKSMTGYAYSEKNQNDITVSVEIKGYNSRFLDLSIYLPNWLSSLESEIRSYISSRFSRGKIEAAIRLKEHDAALSVSVNKAAAQNYFEAIKDLSRILGINEEPGLEHILKLEGVLEVDKNRDDEKYKNAIMPVLIDAADKFGEERIREGKHTEADIFMHIALLEKHAAIIAVRSPELEKSIKENLRTRFAELLGDKIDETRILAETAVLLMKYTISEELSRLSSHLQEFRLETERNPSPGKKLDFLCQEINREVNTIGSKSPVIEVSRAVVEMKNALENIREQLRNVE from the coding sequence GCTTCCTGGATCTTTCAATATATCTCCCCAACTGGCTGTCTTCCCTGGAAAGCGAAATACGCAGTTATATTTCATCCAGGTTCAGCAGGGGCAAGATTGAAGCAGCCATAAGGCTCAAGGAACACGATGCAGCCCTTTCAGTGTCGGTCAATAAGGCTGCAGCCCAAAATTATTTTGAAGCGATTAAGGATTTATCCCGTATCCTCGGCATTAACGAGGAACCAGGTCTCGAGCATATTTTGAAACTTGAGGGAGTGCTCGAAGTTGACAAAAACAGGGATGATGAAAAATATAAAAATGCCATCATGCCTGTGCTGATAGACGCGGCCGATAAATTCGGGGAAGAGCGCATACGCGAAGGGAAGCACACAGAAGCCGATATATTTATGCATATCGCTCTATTGGAAAAACATGCGGCCATCATAGCGGTCCGTTCACCGGAACTTGAAAAATCAATAAAAGAAAATTTAAGAACGAGGTTTGCGGAATTGCTGGGCGATAAAATAGACGAGACCCGCATACTTGCGGAAACAGCAGTGCTATTGATGAAATACACAATTTCCGAAGAACTCTCCCGCCTTTCTTCCCATTTGCAGGAATTCCGCCTGGAAACAGAAAGGAACCCCAGCCCTGGCAAAAAGCTTGACTTCCTTTGCCAGGAAATAAACAGGGAAGTAAACACCATAGGTTCAAAAAGCCCGGTTATCGAAGTGAGCCGGGCAGTAGTGGAAATGAAAAATGCTTTGGAAAACATAAGGGAGCAATTGCGAAATGTCGAATAA
- a CDS encoding CDP-alcohol phosphatidyltransferase family protein: MAFTLHDISASLPPEKNRADGLWTRFVLRPLSIPVAWAALRLHFGANGVSYISSLFSIAGGVLFSMNGFWLPLWGAILFNCFSVLDCVDGNIARVTHTASPWGGWADAVMGFVAYTCVFISTGIYVYLRGGCWLVLVIAAVTASANLLTRVAYQIYKNIVGEEAHGSVSFERKLAENVGITGFLMPALIVCHFTGGMIFIVAFNLLFYLGGCLATIIKLARKISIQSANK, encoded by the coding sequence ATGGCTTTTACATTGCATGATATATCCGCTTCCCTGCCGCCGGAAAAAAACCGGGCTGATGGTTTATGGACCAGATTCGTTTTGCGGCCTCTTTCCATCCCGGTTGCATGGGCAGCCTTGCGGCTCCATTTTGGGGCCAATGGGGTTTCCTATATATCATCCCTTTTCAGCATTGCCGGAGGCGTTCTTTTTTCAATGAACGGATTTTGGCTTCCCCTTTGGGGGGCGATACTGTTTAATTGTTTCTCTGTCCTGGATTGCGTGGACGGCAATATTGCCCGGGTTACCCATACCGCAAGCCCCTGGGGCGGCTGGGCAGACGCGGTTATGGGCTTTGTGGCTTACACCTGCGTTTTCATTTCCACCGGCATTTACGTTTATCTGCGGGGGGGCTGTTGGCTGGTTCTGGTTATTGCCGCCGTTACAGCTTCGGCCAATCTGCTTACCCGTGTTGCCTACCAGATATATAAGAACATCGTAGGCGAGGAAGCCCATGGCTCAGTATCGTTTGAACGGAAACTGGCGGAAAATGTGGGCATTACCGGGTTCTTGATGCCGGCCCTGATTGTCTGCCATTTTACCGGAGGCATGATTTTTATTGTTGCCTTCAATTTGCTGTTTTATCTGGGCGGCTGCCTGGCAACTATCATCAAGCTGGCAAGAAAAATTTCAATTCAATCCGCTAATAAGTAA
- a CDS encoding glycosyltransferase produces MTIVHVLEPFATGITTAVLSITRQLAGLQHIVVHGSRTGSDTEENIKKKFPQAVRFIPWPSAGREINPLKDIRALKELLKIIKPYKNSDAVIHLHSSKAGFLGRIACRLLGIKKVIYTPHGASFIRTDISGLKKALFRSLERIGGWFGGIVVGCGKSEAGLYSSALWVSNGVEITPAAKDVDPHLVSFAGIASVQKDPALFNRIAEMAKGETSFCWIGDGPLRGSLKSKNITVTGWTDKKTVDGYLAKTLVYLSASAWEGLPFGVLEAMNASCALLLRNVYGNRDLVLSGKNGYLFNDEGEAALLLAKMLKNKTETITMGLESRAMAQSLYSEEKMGLEYGKIYAAI; encoded by the coding sequence ATGACTATTGTCCATGTTCTTGAACCATTTGCTACGGGAATTACCACAGCAGTATTAAGCATAACCCGGCAGCTGGCGGGATTGCAGCATATTGTGGTTCATGGTTCCAGAACAGGATCGGATACAGAGGAAAACATAAAAAAGAAATTCCCCCAGGCAGTGCGTTTTATACCCTGGCCCTCGGCCGGGAGGGAAATCAATCCGTTAAAGGATATCCGCGCGTTAAAGGAGCTTTTAAAAATAATAAAGCCCTATAAAAATTCCGATGCCGTGATCCATCTCCATTCGTCCAAGGCCGGGTTCCTGGGCAGAATAGCATGCCGGCTCCTGGGCATAAAAAAGGTCATTTATACGCCCCATGGGGCTTCTTTTATACGAACCGATATCAGCGGATTAAAAAAGGCATTGTTCCGTTCCCTTGAACGAATCGGGGGCTGGTTTGGTGGTATCGTGGTAGGATGCGGGAAATCAGAAGCCGGGTTGTACAGCAGCGCGTTGTGGGTATCAAACGGCGTTGAAATTACCCCTGCGGCGAAGGATGTCGATCCGCATTTGGTAAGCTTTGCCGGCATAGCCAGCGTTCAAAAAGATCCCGCCCTTTTTAACCGCATCGCCGAAATGGCAAAGGGGGAAACATCCTTTTGCTGGATAGGGGATGGTCCTTTGCGGGGCAGCCTTAAATCGAAAAATATAACAGTTACCGGATGGACCGATAAAAAGACTGTGGATGGTTATTTGGCAAAGACCCTGGTTTACCTGTCCGCGTCAGCCTGGGAAGGGCTTCCCTTCGGCGTATTGGAAGCAATGAATGCTTCCTGTGCATTGTTGCTGCGGAATGTGTACGGGAACCGGGATCTTGTTTTATCCGGCAAGAACGGCTATTTGTTCAATGACGAGGGCGAAGCGGCATTGCTGCTTGCCAAAATGCTTAAAAACAAAACAGAAACCATTACTATGGGCCTGGAAAGCCGGGCCATGGCACAATCCCTGTATTCGGAAGAAAAAATGGGCCTGGAGTACGGTAAAATATATGCCGCTATCTGA
- a CDS encoding DUF6675 family protein, with translation MNKTMLLMAAFFALWPFSLIARSFDDVFPYIGTDKKAEAFAEDGIIRSLGKGESFELNPAPSSGIDLQARIMQKAHEHLTESLLVVPYAGRALNVVDAYNSLGKVRSLKGRLYHSHTRNADIPLFEEATRLESAKRTNTPVPDPAPVSAIPANESIYIKLKDVNFGNSYYRADISQNGYGLVYSLTNFKSLTYLLFTVMKEEKFSAFLYLEPIDEGMLVYAVAGTEVSNFIENRIDIPSAISKRLAVFIDWISEGVREQK, from the coding sequence ATGAATAAAACTATGCTGCTTATGGCTGCGTTTTTTGCGCTATGGCCGTTTTCCCTCATAGCCCGTTCCTTTGACGATGTTTTTCCGTACATTGGCACGGACAAAAAGGCCGAAGCCTTTGCCGAAGATGGCATAATCCGTTCCCTTGGAAAAGGCGAGTCCTTTGAGCTTAACCCTGCCCCTTCTTCGGGCATAGATCTCCAGGCCAGGATCATGCAGAAAGCCCACGAGCATCTTACCGAATCCCTGTTGGTTGTTCCCTATGCCGGGCGTGCTCTGAATGTGGTGGACGCTTACAATTCCCTTGGCAAGGTCCGGAGCCTTAAGGGCCGGCTTTACCATTCCCACACCCGCAACGCGGATATCCCCCTTTTTGAAGAAGCCACCAGGCTCGAAAGCGCCAAGCGCACCAATACCCCTGTCCCCGATCCTGCTCCTGTGTCAGCCATCCCTGCCAATGAATCCATCTACATAAAGCTTAAGGATGTAAATTTCGGCAATTCCTATTACCGCGCCGATATTTCCCAAAATGGCTACGGCCTGGTTTATAGCCTTACCAATTTTAAATCCCTTACTTACCTTCTTTTCACAGTGATGAAAGAGGAAAAGTTCTCCGCCTTTCTCTACCTTGAGCCTATTGACGAGGGCATGCTGGTCTACGCGGTTGCGGGGACCGAGGTTTCGAACTTCATCGAAAACCGCATCGATATACCTTCCGCAATCAGCAAGCGGCTGGCGGTGTTCATAGACTGGATAAGCGAAGGGGTGCGGGAGCAGAAGTAA
- a CDS encoding adenine glycosylase, with product MERKKFRSVIYSYYDEQGRSFPWRRNLAPWGILVSEFMLQQTQTERAVSYWERWMEKWPTAACLDKAPLEEVLKEWSGLGYNRRAMYIKECANIITTEHKGIVPQTPESLLELPGIGPYCSGAISCFAYNYPSVFIETNIRAVMLHFFFKDQEGIKDSELLPLLEKHLDKENPRKWYWALMDYGAALKKTTPNPNRRSAHYTRQSAFKGSLRQIRGSLIRSLVKCSPAAPEELRKSLDVKTDEEEFYQALKSLEKDSLVAEAGGRYRIKQ from the coding sequence ATGGAAAGAAAAAAATTCCGCTCTGTAATTTATTCCTATTATGATGAACAGGGAAGATCCTTTCCCTGGCGGCGAAACCTGGCCCCCTGGGGGATACTTGTTTCTGAATTCATGCTCCAGCAAACCCAAACCGAAAGGGCCGTAAGCTACTGGGAGCGGTGGATGGAAAAATGGCCCACAGCCGCCTGCCTTGACAAAGCGCCGCTTGAAGAAGTTCTAAAAGAGTGGAGCGGCCTGGGCTATAACCGCCGTGCCATGTATATCAAAGAATGTGCGAACATTATTACAACCGAACATAAGGGAATAGTCCCCCAAACCCCCGAATCATTATTGGAACTCCCCGGCATAGGCCCCTACTGCTCCGGCGCCATATCCTGCTTTGCCTATAATTATCCTTCAGTATTCATCGAGACCAACATAAGGGCAGTAATGCTCCACTTCTTTTTCAAAGATCAGGAAGGCATCAAAGATTCCGAGCTTCTCCCGCTCCTCGAAAAGCACCTAGACAAAGAAAACCCCCGCAAGTGGTACTGGGCCCTCATGGATTACGGCGCAGCCCTCAAAAAAACAACCCCCAACCCCAACCGCCGCAGCGCCCACTACACACGCCAGAGCGCCTTCAAAGGCTCCCTCCGCCAGATACGCGGCAGCCTAATCCGCTCCCTGGTAAAATGCAGCCCTGCGGCGCCTGAGGAATTGAGAAAAAGTCTTGACGTGAAAACCGACGAAGAAGAATTCTACCAGGCTCTGAAGTCGCTGGAAAAAGATTCCCTCGTAGCCGAGGCAGGGGGAAGATACAGAATCAAACAGTAG
- the wbaP gene encoding undecaprenyl-phosphate galactose phosphotransferase WbaP: MTLCEFDGWYRARYHRTSSALTATALIVADFFGVMVSFGAGFFLVNLYDMSYINFRSFVTYWPYLPIFILIFQIMNLYPGVSLAPADELRGFTIGSLMAHGGIIVSRYIEDQEFDAISVAFIISFIFSAFILMVCRDIMHSLLGKIKLNNIPAVVFGGGPAGQIMVDRLLKSKKAGYIPVVILDDNPECGDEYRGIPVIRDIHLGPELVARYNIKMAIVAMPSLQPEEMARLINYSVSAFRYNVLIPDFVTLNNIWVSVRDFDGILGLATSHRLRMPWNLAIKRLMDLTIVIIGGLALLPFFLFIALLVKLSSPGPVLYGHKRLGLNGKTFKAYKFRSMAMDADKKLEEFLASDPALRDEWEASRKLKNDPRVTGIGKLIRRTSLDEFPQLINVLKGEMSLVGPRPVVEAEVEKYGENYNRIFSVKPGLTGLWQVSGRSDKDYAERVSYDTYYLQSWSVWLDIWVIYKTPAAVLKGKGAY; the protein is encoded by the coding sequence GTGACCTTATGCGAGTTTGACGGCTGGTACCGGGCCAGATACCACCGTACCAGTTCAGCCCTGACTGCCACAGCCCTGATAGTGGCCGATTTCTTCGGGGTCATGGTCTCATTCGGCGCTGGGTTCTTCCTGGTTAACCTCTATGACATGAGCTATATCAATTTTAGGTCATTCGTTACCTACTGGCCCTATCTCCCCATATTCATCCTTATATTCCAGATCATGAACCTCTACCCCGGCGTCTCCCTTGCCCCTGCTGATGAGCTGAGGGGCTTTACCATAGGGTCCCTTATGGCCCATGGGGGCATTATAGTATCACGATATATCGAGGATCAGGAATTCGACGCCATTTCTGTGGCATTCATCATCAGCTTTATCTTTTCGGCATTTATCCTCATGGTATGCCGGGATATTATGCACTCCCTGCTGGGCAAGATTAAGCTCAACAACATCCCCGCAGTGGTCTTTGGCGGCGGGCCTGCCGGCCAAATCATGGTGGACAGGCTGCTCAAAAGCAAGAAGGCCGGCTATATCCCCGTGGTTATCCTGGACGACAACCCCGAATGCGGCGATGAGTACCGGGGCATCCCCGTTATAAGGGATATACATCTAGGGCCTGAGCTGGTAGCCCGGTACAACATCAAAATGGCAATAGTCGCCATGCCCAGCCTTCAGCCGGAAGAAATGGCAAGGCTGATAAACTATTCGGTTTCGGCCTTCAGGTACAATGTGCTTATCCCGGACTTTGTCACCCTTAACAATATTTGGGTGTCTGTCCGGGACTTTGACGGCATACTGGGGCTTGCCACGAGCCATCGCCTCAGGATGCCCTGGAACCTGGCGATCAAGCGGCTCATGGATTTGACCATCGTGATAATCGGAGGGCTTGCGCTGCTTCCGTTCTTTCTCTTCATTGCCCTTCTGGTTAAATTGAGCTCTCCCGGGCCTGTTCTGTACGGACATAAACGGCTTGGGCTTAACGGCAAGACTTTTAAAGCCTATAAGTTCCGTTCCATGGCGATGGACGCGGACAAAAAGCTTGAAGAATTTCTTGCTTCCGATCCTGCCCTCAGGGATGAATGGGAAGCATCCCGCAAGCTTAAAAACGATCCCAGGGTTACCGGGATCGGCAAATTGATCCGCCGCACAAGCCTTGACGAATTCCCCCAGCTTATCAATGTCCTTAAAGGGGAAATGAGCCTTGTGGGGCCCCGCCCTGTGGTAGAGGCGGAGGTGGAAAAATACGGCGAAAATTACAACCGCATATTTTCCGTTAAGCCCGGCCTCACGGGCCTTTGGCAGGTTTCGGGCCGTTCCGACAAAGACTATGCCGAACGCGTTTCCTACGATACCTATTATCTTCAAAGCTGGTCGGTTTGGCTTGACATCTGGGTTATCTACAAGACGCCGGCGGCAGTCTTAAAAGGCAAGGGAGCCTATTGA
- a CDS encoding acyl-CoA dehydratase activase has protein sequence MSQVSSCLWIGIDVGSTTAKAVIVDPQTNTSIFSRYTRHNARQIETVHDLLSEISIQFPDTRFRAAVCGSGGKSIAGLLQVPYVQEVVANSIAIKRLYPKTRIAIELGGQDAKIVFFYYDKATNKLNASDMRMNGSCAGGTGAFIDEVASLLKIPVEQFEAYAAKGTFVYDISGRCGVFAKTDIQPLLNQGARKEDICLSTFHAIAKQTIGGLAQGLELKPPITFEGGPLTFNPSLIRVFSERLNLNEDDIIWPKSPETLVACGAALSLGDLFADRQEEFDAKAGLTALASYRDHLSVETQRPQKAWFDSEEEKKAFYERHKPFEVPVPTAAGLQRGQALRVYLGIDSGSTTTKFVLLDENENVIDTFYSNNSGDPLHLIRDALIKLDKKYQDLGITLEIIAAGTTGYGELLFYKALRADYHSVETVAHAAAARKYVPGATFILDIGGQDMKAITIARDIVTDITLNEACSAGCGSFLENFAKSLNIPVAEIAEAAFDAKDPAELGSRCTVFMNSCIITEQRNGKQADDLMAGLCRSIIDNVFTKVVRVSNFASLGDKIVVQGGTFKNDAVLRALEQYTGKPITRSPYPGEIGAIGIALLTKKHVEETPDFSSRFIGLGAMKDFNYTQESNSICRFCSNNCSRTLLRFSSGTTYVTGNRCQRGEIIGDLKDTKIREKVKQLTEELDGVPDLMKKRDALLFKNYPFALVNPEKDITIGLPRSLEFWDSMPFWTTFWKSLGFKVQISRPSSRHIFEQGLPFVASDTICFPAKLVHGHIRDLADSHVDRIFMPMIIRNPSENIDPLSDHLCAVVKGYPLVIQYSDNPARRWNTIFDTPMFHWFSEKDRNRQICDFMQNTFNLAPHVTREAIDQGSAALKTFREDLRSHGAQVIADLEKKPGAFAVVLAGRPYHNDELVNHDLSRCFIQQGIPVLTVDSLPGINQIDLKLTRTEIVNNFHSRILSGAIAVAQHPALEYVQIVSFGCGHDAILSDEVIRVLNEISGKTPLILKLDESSISGPLTLRVKSFIETVKTRRAKGITQKPRSLKDPYPVKFTKQDWKKKTILIPNVSRAFCQIVSAAIARQGFNVEPLPMGGRDAIKLGKKYVHNDICFPAQMNIGEALSVLESGKYDTHQLAIGMGKYQCDCRLAQYTSLARKAFDEAGFGHVPIITTDKLDSKNMFPGFRLELVFEIRVIWGLIMADILEDLRRKIRPYEKNQGETDQVFSNAMDAIMDGLARKGIAAAIKAYKKGIASFCEIPYDRSSRKGQVLITGEFLLSFHPGSNFEVESYLEKYNMEVIMPRLADVFWRDYVRMKSEVKDFHVSRPFQGILFAHIGDGLFNFIVTTLEKTAFQHPLYEASMRLPDLADLADPVMHRTFTSGEGYLIPGEIIHHARAGVRSFIILQPFGCLPNHISGRGVVKRLKEDFPGIQILPLDYDPDTSFANIENRLQMLIMNARE, from the coding sequence ATGAGTCAAGTTTCTTCTTGCCTGTGGATAGGCATTGATGTGGGCTCCACCACAGCAAAAGCCGTCATCGTGGACCCACAAACAAATACATCCATCTTTTCACGCTATACCCGGCATAATGCCCGGCAGATAGAAACAGTCCATGATCTGCTGTCCGAAATATCGATACAATTTCCTGATACCCGTTTCCGCGCTGCAGTATGCGGTTCAGGAGGCAAAAGCATTGCCGGCCTTCTGCAAGTCCCCTATGTCCAGGAAGTTGTTGCCAATTCCATTGCCATAAAAAGGCTGTATCCAAAAACGCGGATTGCCATTGAACTAGGCGGCCAGGACGCAAAAATCGTCTTTTTCTATTACGACAAGGCGACAAACAAGCTTAACGCTTCTGACATGCGGATGAACGGGAGCTGCGCCGGAGGCACCGGCGCGTTCATCGACGAAGTGGCGTCGCTGCTTAAAATTCCTGTAGAGCAGTTTGAAGCTTATGCCGCAAAAGGCACTTTTGTATACGATATTTCGGGCCGCTGCGGTGTATTTGCCAAGACCGATATCCAGCCCTTGCTGAACCAGGGTGCCCGGAAAGAGGACATCTGCCTTTCAACCTTCCATGCGATTGCCAAGCAGACCATAGGCGGCCTTGCCCAGGGCCTTGAACTCAAGCCGCCCATCACTTTCGAGGGAGGCCCCCTCACCTTTAACCCAAGCCTTATCCGGGTTTTCTCGGAACGGCTCAATTTAAATGAAGATGACATTATATGGCCCAAGTCGCCTGAGACCCTGGTTGCCTGCGGGGCGGCGCTTTCGCTGGGGGATTTGTTCGCGGATCGCCAGGAGGAATTCGACGCAAAAGCGGGCTTGACGGCTCTTGCCTCGTATAGGGATCATCTGTCGGTCGAAACCCAAAGGCCCCAAAAAGCGTGGTTTGATTCGGAAGAAGAAAAAAAAGCTTTCTATGAGAGGCATAAGCCCTTTGAAGTTCCTGTCCCTACGGCGGCAGGCTTGCAGCGGGGACAGGCACTGCGGGTGTATCTTGGCATTGATTCAGGCTCAACTACCACCAAATTCGTGCTCCTTGATGAAAACGAAAATGTGATCGACACGTTCTATTCCAACAATTCAGGCGATCCGCTGCACCTTATACGGGATGCCCTTATCAAGCTTGACAAAAAATACCAGGACCTTGGCATTACCCTGGAGATCATTGCTGCCGGAACCACCGGCTATGGGGAATTGCTTTTTTACAAGGCATTGCGGGCGGATTATCACAGTGTGGAAACTGTAGCCCATGCGGCAGCTGCCCGGAAATATGTGCCTGGCGCAACCTTCATCCTGGATATCGGCGGCCAGGATATGAAGGCCATTACCATTGCCAGGGACATTGTCACCGATATAACCCTCAACGAGGCTTGTTCCGCAGGATGCGGATCGTTTCTGGAAAATTTTGCCAAATCCCTCAATATCCCTGTTGCGGAGATAGCGGAAGCGGCCTTTGACGCAAAAGATCCTGCTGAACTGGGGAGCCGCTGCACGGTCTTTATGAACAGCTGCATTATCACGGAACAGCGCAACGGAAAACAGGCCGATGATCTTATGGCGGGCCTCTGCCGGTCCATCATTGACAATGTCTTTACCAAGGTAGTCAGGGTGTCAAACTTTGCAAGCCTTGGAGATAAAATTGTAGTCCAGGGCGGAACCTTCAAAAACGATGCGGTGCTCCGGGCATTGGAGCAATACACCGGGAAGCCCATTACCAGATCTCCTTATCCTGGCGAAATAGGCGCCATCGGCATTGCGCTCCTTACCAAGAAGCATGTGGAGGAAACGCCGGACTTTTCAAGCCGCTTCATCGGCCTTGGGGCGATGAAAGATTTCAATTATACCCAGGAATCGAATTCGATATGCAGGTTTTGCAGCAACAACTGCAGCCGCACGCTGCTCCGCTTCTCCAGCGGCACGACTTATGTTACCGGCAACAGGTGCCAGCGCGGAGAAATCATCGGGGATCTGAAGGATACCAAAATCCGGGAAAAGGTAAAACAGCTAACCGAAGAGCTTGACGGGGTACCGGATTTGATGAAGAAACGGGACGCCCTTCTTTTCAAAAATTATCCTTTTGCGCTGGTCAATCCGGAGAAGGACATTACCATTGGTCTGCCCAGGAGCCTTGAATTTTGGGACAGCATGCCCTTTTGGACTACCTTCTGGAAATCGTTAGGTTTTAAAGTTCAAATTTCCCGGCCCAGCAGCCGGCATATTTTTGAACAGGGCCTTCCATTCGTGGCCTCCGACACTATCTGCTTTCCTGCAAAACTGGTGCACGGCCATATCCGGGATTTGGCGGATTCCCATGTGGATCGTATTTTTATGCCTATGATCATCCGGAACCCTTCCGAAAATATCGATCCCCTGAGCGATCACCTATGTGCAGTGGTAAAGGGCTACCCTCTGGTCATTCAATATTCCGACAATCCCGCACGGCGATGGAACACCATCTTTGATACCCCCATGTTTCATTGGTTCAGCGAAAAAGACCGGAACCGGCAGATTTGCGATTTTATGCAAAACACCTTCAATCTGGCGCCTCATGTCACCCGGGAGGCCATTGACCAGGGATCTGCGGCGCTTAAAACATTCCGGGAAGATCTGCGTTCCCATGGGGCGCAGGTTATTGCGGATCTTGAAAAGAAGCCCGGCGCCTTTGCGGTAGTCCTCGCAGGCCGCCCCTATCATAACGACGAACTGGTGAACCACGACCTTTCCCGCTGCTTTATCCAGCAAGGCATTCCGGTTCTCACCGTCGATTCCCTTCCGGGGATCAACCAGATTGATTTAAAACTGACCCGTACCGAAATTGTAAACAATTTTCACTCCAGAATTCTTTCCGGCGCTATTGCCGTGGCCCAGCATCCTGCACTGGAGTATGTGCAGATTGTCAGCTTTGGCTGCGGCCACGATGCGATTCTGTCCGACGAAGTGATCCGGGTTTTGAACGAAATTTCCGGCAAGACGCCGCTTATCTTAAAACTCGACGAGAGCAGCATCTCGGGCCCTCTCACGCTCAGGGTGAAATCGTTTATCGAAACAGTCAAAACCCGCAGGGCAAAGGGAATAACCCAGAAGCCCCGCAGCCTTAAAGATCCCTATCCGGTAAAATTCACAAAACAGGACTGGAAAAAAAAGACAATTCTGATACCCAATGTATCCCGGGCGTTCTGCCAAATCGTAAGCGCCGCCATTGCCCGGCAGGGCTTTAATGTGGAACCTCTGCCCATGGGCGGGCGGGACGCGATAAAGCTTGGGAAAAAATATGTGCATAACGACATTTGCTTTCCTGCGCAGATGAACATTGGCGAAGCCCTTTCGGTCCTGGAAAGCGGCAAATACGATACGCACCAGCTGGCTATCGGCATGGGAAAGTACCAGTGCGACTGCCGCCTTGCCCAGTACACAAGCCTTGCCCGCAAAGCTTTTGACGAGGCCGGTTTCGGCCATGTGCCTATTATCACTACCGACAAGCTTGATTCGAAAAATATGTTTCCCGGTTTCAGGCTGGAGCTTGTCTTTGAAATACGCGTAATTTGGGGCCTGATTATGGCGGATATTTTGGAAGATCTCCGCCGCAAGATACGGCCTTACGAAAAGAACCAGGGAGAAACAGACCAGGTGTTTTCCAATGCCATGGATGCCATTATGGACGGCCTGGCCCGCAAAGGGATAGCCGCCGCCATAAAGGCGTACAAAAAGGGCATCGCCTCGTTCTGCGAAATCCCCTATGACCGCAGCAGCCGCAAGGGCCAGGTGCTCATCACCGGGGAATTTTTGCTTAGCTTTCATCCGGGTTCCAATTTTGAAGTCGAATCGTATCTTGAAAAATACAACATGGAAGTGATTATGCCCCGGCTGGCCGACGTGTTTTGGCGGGACTATGTCCGCATGAAATCGGAGGTGAAGGATTTCCATGTAAGCCGTCCCTTTCAGGGGATACTGTTCGCCCATATCGGGGACGGCCTGTTTAATTTTATTGTGACGACCCTGGAAAAAACCGCTTTCCAGCATCCTTTATACGAGGCCTCCATGCGGCTGCCGGATCTTGCCGACCTTGCTGACCCCGTCATGCACCGCACTTTTACATCAGGAGAGGGCTACCTCATACCGGGGGAAATTATCCATCATGCCAGGGCCGGGGTGCGATCCTTCATCATACTCCAGCCTTTTGGCTGCCTGCCCAACCACATTTCAGGACGGGGGGTTGTCAAGCGGCTTAAGGAAGACTTCCCCGGGATTCAGATACTGCCCCTGGACTATGATCCTGACACAAGCTTTGCCAACATCGAGAACCGTTTGCAGATGCTTATCATGAACGCCAGGGAATAA